A region from the Triticum aestivum cultivar Chinese Spring chromosome 3D, IWGSC CS RefSeq v2.1, whole genome shotgun sequence genome encodes:
- the LOC123073893 gene encoding BTB/POZ and MATH domain-containing protein 2-like, with the protein MSSSMKPMSALLSTLRRAGRQHLTASTVGARPRVIGSHVLRIHGYTHVKQTVPNGEAVESATFHVGGRACRIKCYPNGSGKKHYGYTSLFLTSLHDAGTVGLQLSLLDRDGRPSLTRATEQRRFWIGDSAGWGWKDFVKNDDLVEGEHLVDDCLTVLCAVTVHDPSLHAEEVAAPAAAEPFDLRGELGETMWNETDVTIHVGDETFPAHRSVLEAASPVFKADLENNATGKVRVDDMDAPVFKTLLQFMYTGSLPDKNQLVAADRYALEKIKAVCEEALCPRVDMGSVGAMLALAERHGCAVLKKACMEFLSIPGNLLSFMTTKGFEPIYGAGASREAAIA; encoded by the coding sequence ATGTCGTCGTCGATGAAGCCAATGTCGGCGCTGCTGTCCACCCTGCGCCGGGCCGGCCGGCAGCACCTCACGGCGTCCACCGTCGGCGCGAGGCCGCGCGTCATCGGCTCCCACGTCCTCCGAATCCACGGCTACACGCACGTGAAGCAGACGGTCCCCAACGGCGAGGCGGTGGAGTCAGCCACGTTCCACGTCGGCGGCCGCGCCTGCCGGATCAAGTGCTATCCGAACGGCAGCGGCAAGAAACACTACGGCTACACGTCCCTCTTCCTCACCAGCCTCCACGACGCCGGCACGGTGGGCCTCCAGCTCAGCCTGCTCGACCGGGACGGGAGGCCGTCGCTCACCCGAGCCACGGAACAACGACGCTTCTGGATCGGCGACAGCGCGGGCTGGGGTTGGAAAGATTTCGTCAAGAACGACGATCTGGTCGAGGGAGAGCACCTCGTGGACGACTGCCTCACGGTCCTCTGCGCCGTCACCGTCCACGACCCTTCCTTGCACGCCGAGGAGGTTGCCGCGCCGGCAGCGGCCGAGCCGTTCGACCTACGTGGGGAGCTCGGGGAGACCATGTGGAACGAGACGGACGTGACGATCCACGTCGGCGACGAGACGTTCCCGGCGCACCGGTCGGTGCTGGAGGCTGCGTCCCCCGTCTTCAAGGCGGACCTCGAGAACAACGCCACCGGCAAGGTACGCGTCGACGACATGGACGCCCCGGTGTTCAAGACCCTGCTCCAGTTCATGTACACGGGCTCGCTGCCTGACAAGAACCAGCTCGTGGCGGCGGACAGGTACGCGCTGGAGAAGATAAAAGCCGTCTGCGAGGAGGCGCTGTGCCCGCGCGTCGACatgggctccgtgggcgccatgCTGGCGTTGGCGGAGCGGCATGGATGTGCCGTCCTGAAGAAGGCGTGCATGGAGTTCCTCTCAATTCCCGGTAACCTATTGTCATTCATGACGACCAAGGGTTTTGAACCCATCTACGGTGCTGGAGCTTCTCGTGAAGCAGCCATAGCCTGA